In Anabaena sphaerica FACHB-251, the DNA window TTGTTAACACATACCCGCGTTGCAAGCAGTCTGCCACTATACCCAACCAGTCAAGAGCAGCTAAATTAATTTCACTGCGATAACCGTCATCATAGGCACTTTGGCTTATATCGATTCCCACTAATTCCAAGTATTCTGCTAACTGCGGTGTAGATAGTTCCGCCACTACTTCTATAAATTCGATATTTGACCTCTCCCCTACTAGGGAAGGGGGTTGGGGGGTGAGGTTCTGGGTTGTAGTTACATAAATTTCCTGCAATTTTCCCGCTTCTAAGGTGAACTGATGCACGGGAAAGGCATCTACTAACTCATTAGAAAAAAAACAGCCTGTGATGGAGTTTGGGGCTATTTCCGGCAAATTACACCAACTGACAGCAAACTCCTGTAAACGCTGTTGTTGTTCTTGTTTTAAGGTTGAGGACTTTTCAACAATAATATATTCTAGGGCAGCAAAAAAATCTGGATGGTGTAGTTTTAGGTAGTTGAGAATATGAGATGCCAAAATACCTTGACCTGCTCCCATTTCTACGAGATGAAAAGGCTTTGGTTGCCCTAAAATTTCCCACATCTGCAAAAATTGTGCTGCTAGTAGTTCACCAAAATCGGTCCCTAAACTGACAGAGGTAAAAAAATCGCTGCCCCGAAACCCAATTTTCA includes these proteins:
- a CDS encoding class I SAM-dependent methyltransferase, producing MDSNPALCTAIASRIATSFQKRITFAEYMDMVLYHPEQGYYASDAVKIGFRGSDFFTSVSLGTDFGELLAAQFLQMWEILGQPKPFHLVEMGAGQGILASHILNYLKLHHPDFFAALEYIIVEKSSTLKQEQQQRLQEFAVSWCNLPEIAPNSITGCFFSNELVDAFPVHQFTLEAGKLQEIYVTTTQNLTPQPPSLVGERSNIEFIEVVAELSTPQLAEYLELVGIDISQSAYDDGYRSEINLAALDWLGIVADCLQRGYVLTIDYGYPASRYYHPRRSQGTLQCYYHHRHHDNPYINIGRQDITAHVDFTALEVWGKRYGLNQVGWTQQGLFLMALGLGKRIAALSYQEQSISQLLNRRETLHQLISPEGLGNFGVLVQSKGLTETQSKRSLQGLTIPE